In a single window of the Terriglobia bacterium genome:
- a CDS encoding hydrogenase, protein DDIPVLASSFLEQAARRMHCATPALTREHLQELTSYTWPGNIRELQNVIERAVILARGGTLRIALHQAASPSVAGTERQAPVSTRKQFLELERRSIQEALLKCGGKIYGADGAAELLGMRPTTLTSKIAALRIKRR, encoded by the coding sequence TAGACGACATTCCTGTCCTGGCGTCTAGCTTCCTGGAACAAGCGGCAAGGCGGATGCATTGTGCCACTCCAGCTCTGACGCGGGAGCACCTCCAGGAGCTCACGAGCTATACGTGGCCCGGCAATATTCGCGAGCTGCAAAACGTCATTGAGAGGGCGGTCATTTTGGCGAGGGGCGGAACACTGCGTATTGCTCTGCACCAAGCAGCCAGTCCTTCCGTGGCAGGAACAGAACGCCAAGCTCCTGTTTCAACCCGCAAGCAGTTTCTCGAACTCGAACGGCGGAGTATCCAGGAAGCGCTCCTAAAGTGCGGCGGAAAGATCTATGGCGCCGATGGCGCTGCCGAGCTACTTGGCATGCGTCCGACCACTCTCACTTCGAAAATTGCGGCACTGAGGATCAAACGACGCTAG
- a CDS encoding response regulator transcription factor, with amino-acid sequence MTVDSQQLVQEGLAAMINREPDMTVVATASTGEAALTGVWRYRPDVVTLDLLLPDIPGEELARRILADFPQTRIVAITSARSHIRARRALDAGIHGYLSKAAPVCEFLQAIRQVQAGARVIPGPVMLQDADYRPEGADGNARTSEVQRGRPSLAGNPAHGVSRNRQRRDNSSPVSGGRSERLLFHLDGCVVEEDFHRQSTGCGAGRSC; translated from the coding sequence TTGACCGTGGACAGTCAGCAATTGGTGCAAGAAGGCTTGGCCGCCATGATCAATCGGGAGCCGGACATGACGGTCGTAGCCACAGCTTCGACCGGGGAAGCGGCCTTGACTGGTGTGTGGCGGTACAGGCCTGACGTCGTGACGCTCGATCTCCTCCTGCCGGACATACCGGGGGAGGAACTGGCCCGGCGCATCCTGGCCGACTTTCCACAGACACGGATTGTGGCGATTACCTCTGCTCGGAGTCACATACGCGCGCGGCGTGCCTTAGATGCTGGCATCCACGGATACTTGTCGAAGGCGGCGCCGGTCTGCGAATTTCTCCAAGCGATCCGTCAAGTGCAGGCCGGCGCGCGGGTGATACCGGGTCCGGTGATGTTACAGGACGCCGACTACCGGCCGGAGGGGGCAGATGGAAACGCTAGAACAAGCGAAGTGCAACGTGGCCGACCTTCACTGGCTGGCAACCCTGCTCACGGGGTCTCGCGAAACCGCCAGCGACGTGACAATTCAAGCCCTGTATCCGGTGGACGAAGCGAACGCCTTCTTTTCCACCTGGATGGATGCGTGGTCGAGGAGGATTTTCATCGCCAAAGCACTGGCTGCGGTGCGGGAAGATCTTGCTGA